CACGAAATCTTCCCCTTCAAGAGAGGACGATCGGGTAAAATCGCCGCCCGCCGCCTGCAGGTCGGGGATATGCAAAACTTTTTGATCCAAGCCGGCTTTCCAGGCAAGCCCCTGCCCCAACGGCAGGCGCGATTGACGGATTTTTGTCGAACGGAAGCCCTTCCCCGCGACATATTCCAGGGAGAGGTCGACCGGATTCATCAAGAGCACGTCGGCGGCGTCCACGCCCAATTGCGAGACGGCTTCCTTCAACAAGACCTCCAGCGAGAGGCGCATGTCGAAGCCCGAGCCGATGGCGCGGTCGATCTCGTTCAAGGCTGTGATGCGCTGAAGGTGAACCCGAATCTTCCTCTCCGCTTCCTTGCGTTCGGTGATGTCGGTCACCAGCCCTGTCACGAGCCTGACCTTCCCATCCTCGCTCAGAATGGGGAAGGCGCGGTCCCAGATCCAGCGCGTCGAACCGTCCGGGCGGCGGATGCGGTATTCCATGTCGGTTTGTTTGCCTTCCTTCTGTCTTTCCAGGCTGTACAATACGATGGGATGATCTTCGGGCAGGATGTTTTCGAGGAAAGCGCTTGGCTGTATTAGTTCTTCAAGGGGGCGTCCCCAGATCCGTTCGATGGCGGGGCTGAGGTAGACTTCCCTCTCGTCGTCCGCGTTGGTGATCCAGAATCCCTCTTCGACGTTTTCCGCAAACAGGCGGAAGCGTTCCTCCGAATCGCGCAGTTGCTCCTCGGCTTGTTTGCGTTGGGTGATGTCGTTGATCACCGCGAGGAAGGCGCGTTCGTTCCCGGTTTCGACCAATTGCAAATGGACGTCCACGGGATATAAACTGCCGTCGGCGCGGCGATGGACGGTCTCAAAGTTGAGGATCGGCTTCACGCCCTGAAGCAGCGGCGCGATCGACTCGCGGAAAGACTCCTCGGTGAACTCCGGCTTCAGGTCGACCGGGGACATCGTCTTCAATTCCTCCAGCGAATATCCCAGGTTGCGGAGCGCTCCGCGGTTGGCATATTCGAACTTGAGACTGTCGGGGTCGAAGATGTAAATTTCGTTCAGGCTGGCTTCCAGCACGTTCAAGAGACGTTCGCGCGCCATCTCCGCCTTTTTGCGCTCAGTGATATCCCTGGCGTAAAGGTTTACGTAATTCTCGCCTTCGACCGGCGCAACAATCACCGAAAAGATTTGTTCGCCGCAATCCATATCGAGATTTCCCGCCTGCCGATTTTCGATGCGTTCCCTCCATTCCGGGGGCGGATACCCGCCGACTTCGCAGTTCCAGAATGAAAGGAGCGGGTCGCTGGCAGGGTTAGCGTAGAGCAGTTGCCCGCCTGAGTCGAAGCGCATTACAGGATTGGGATTCTCGGACGGGAAACGCGCCAACGTCCGTATCTCCTCCTCCGCCTGTTTGCGTTCGGTGATGTCCTGCGCTAGAGCAACCACCACATCCTGCCCAAAGTAAGTACCCTTGTAGAGTCTGACATCCTTGGGAAAGACCTCTCCGTTGCTGCGTATGCCCCAGAACTCGAACTGCTGAGGCTGCCCCTTGAATGCGGCTTCCACTGCTTTGGCGACCTCATTCAGATCGTTCCTGCCCGGCGCGCTCAATGGCTCGGGCGTGTTGCCGATAAAAAATTCCCTTGGGTGGCCGTACATCTTCGTTGCGCCTTCATTGACATCAAGGAACCGCCCATCGGCATCCTGGATATAAATCGCCTCTGCCACGCTGTTGAAGAGTCCTCGGAAGGTTTTCTCGCTTGTACGCAGCGCCTCCTCCGCAAGTTTGCGTTCGGTGATGTCGGTCAGGGAAACCAGCACTTTCGAATAATCGCGTTCGTGCCCCGGAGCGACCACCCAATCGATCAGGACGTTCCGCTCCCGGTCCTGGAATGTTTGTACCCTGCTCTCGGATCGATAAACAAGCCCGCCGCTGGCGATCGTCAGCAGTTCGTTCTTGAAATTCCTGAGCGATTCCTCTGGGAAGGTTTTCTGCAATCCACCCAGCAGTTCGGATTTCCTGTCGGTTTCGTACAAGCCCAGCGCGGCGCGGTTGACGTCGCGAACTTCGACCAGCCGCAAGCACTCTTCGACAACCTCCTTATGCGCATCGAGATATGCGTCCAGGTCTACCGCGCCTTGTTCTTTGAGCTCTTCAAGGCGGGCTTTCACCCGCGAAAAATCCTCATCCCAGATCGCGACCGGCGAATTTTCGAAGAGCAAACGGAAGCGTTCCTCGCTTTCGCGCAGAGATTCATTCACTCTCAACTGTTCGGTGATATCCCTGGTCGTCACGATGACCTTGGAATAATCCGCTTCATGACCGGGCACGACTGACCAGGTTAGGCTGATCTCTATCGGTCTGCCGGTCAGGGTCTCATCGCCGCCTTCCCAGCTGCGGTTGGTCCTGCCCTCTGCAATGGCGATAATGTCTTCCAGGCTGTTGTCCAATTCCCCCTTGCTGTTGGTCTGCCGCGTAACGGCGAGCAATTCCTCCTTGCTGTTTGCTTCAAACATTTTTACAGCGGTGTTGTTCAAGTCCATTACGCGGATCATATTTTCGCAGCGTAGTAATTCCTCGGGGTGGGAGGCAAAATACGCGCGCAGGTCGGCGACGCCTTGTTCCATCAAAGAATCCAGATACTCCTTCACCTCCGAAAAATCCTCCTCCCAAATGGCGATCGGGACATCCTCGAACAGGGCACGGAAACGCGTCTCGCTCGTCCGCAGGGATTTATTCACTTCCAACCGCTCGGTGATATCGCGCAATATGGCGGTGTAGATTTTCCTGCCGCCAACCTCCGCCTGAGAGATGGATATTTCCGCAGGAAATTCCACGCCGTCGGATCGCATGCAGGTAAGCTGTCCAAGCTTCCCCATCGCACGCCGGGTCTGATTGGTTCGCCCAAAGGCATGGATATGCCTGCGATGCGCCTCGCGGAATCTTTCCGGAATGAACCGGTCCAGCGGCTGACCCATCGCCTCAGCCGCCGGGCAGCCGAACATCGACTCAGCAGCCGGGTTGAAGAGGATGATGCGCTGGTCTTCATCCAGCGAAATCATGGC
This portion of the Anaerolineales bacterium genome encodes:
- a CDS encoding PAS domain S-box protein: MAHHIPDAMIALNNRFTIIGWNAAAEHTFGWKAEEAVGKNFNRLLKTKPTVNGKSNPLTIARRMGKWSGEVTRVRKDGVRIWVWSSVSVVRNEEGNPIGFICISRDVTERKRMDEKLRESQAKLASVVNSAMDAMISLDEDQRIILFNPAAESMFGCPAAEAMGQPLDRFIPERFREAHRRHIHAFGRTNQTRRAMGKLGQLTCMRSDGVEFPAEISISQAEVGGRKIYTAILRDITERLEVNKSLRTSETRFRALFEDVPIAIWEEDFSEVKEYLDSLMEQGVADLRAYFASHPEELLRCENMIRVMDLNNTAVKMFEANSKEELLAVTRQTNSKGELDNSLEDIIAIAEGRTNRSWEGGDETLTGRPIEISLTWSVVPGHEADYSKVIVTTRDITEQLRVNESLRESEERFRLLFENSPVAIWDEDFSRVKARLEELKEQGAVDLDAYLDAHKEVVEECLRLVEVRDVNRAALGLYETDRKSELLGGLQKTFPEESLRNFKNELLTIASGGLVYRSESRVQTFQDRERNVLIDWVVAPGHERDYSKVLVSLTDITERKLAEEALRTSEKTFRGLFNSVAEAIYIQDADGRFLDVNEGATKMYGHPREFFIGNTPEPLSAPGRNDLNEVAKAVEAAFKGQPQQFEFWGIRSNGEVFPKDVRLYKGTYFGQDVVVALAQDITERKQAEEEIRTLARFPSENPNPVMRFDSGGQLLYANPASDPLLSFWNCEVGGYPPPEWRERIENRQAGNLDMDCGEQIFSVIVAPVEGENYVNLYARDITERKKAEMARERLLNVLEASLNEIYIFDPDSLKFEYANRGALRNLGYSLEELKTMSPVDLKPEFTEESFRESIAPLLQGVKPILNFETVHRRADGSLYPVDVHLQLVETGNERAFLAVINDITQRKQAEEQLRDSEERFRLFAENVEEGFWITNADDEREVYLSPAIERIWGRPLEELIQPSAFLENILPEDHPIVLYSLERQKEGKQTDMEYRIRRPDGSTRWIWDRAFPILSEDGKVRLVTGLVTDITERKEAERKIRVHLQRITALNEIDRAIGSGFDMRLSLEVLLKEAVSQLGVDAADVLLMNPVDLSLEYVAGKGFRSTKIRQSRLPLGQGLAWKAGLDQKVLHIPDLQAAGGDFTRSSSLEGEDFVEYFGVPLLAKGALKGVLEIFNRAPLNPDPDWMSYLATLGGQAAIAVDNAQLFESMQRSNQELAMAYDATISGWSRAMDLRDKETEGHTLRVTELTEKLARRMRIGQQELLHIHRGALLHDIGKLGVPDSILLKPGKLTDEEWELMRQHPRYAFEMLLPIKYLHPALDIPYAHHEKWDGSGYPRGLKGEQIPLAARVFAVVDVWDALRSDRPYRDKWSAERAREYILEQSGKHFDPQVVEEFMRMLDEVPEPSL